A genomic region of Dunckerocampus dactyliophorus isolate RoL2022-P2 chromosome 8, RoL_Ddac_1.1, whole genome shotgun sequence contains the following coding sequences:
- the LOC129186446 gene encoding uncharacterized protein LOC129186446 isoform X1: MATSPKKRSAYFTASELEILTQSYSTFEHIFKRKSNTVAAVKERVAAWQKIADRVNACNPSTQKRTWAQLKMKYKNIIQSANRKKAEGRKMSGEPALAPMPTPPLKEEEEELVLCQGAGRPVVDGIPGGISSQPLTIQDTSAFVKYSNAVICLVEPNAMTELVADGDAKDTVSATIEWDPSQDENVKDTESAPIEWDPSQDENVKDNDSAPIEWDTSQDESVQHTVSATTEWDPEPPPAESTARHQKDGPSTSTAKIDTLPVKAVYKMHLLKKMEKADKEMMYLDMQMKKTDLEIEILKYKLEEMKKNTENANI; this comes from the exons atggcaactaGCCCTAAAAAGAGATCGGCGTATTTTACTGCATCGGAGCTGGAGATTTTAACACAGTCTTACAGTACGTTTGAAcacattttcaaaagaaaaagtaacaCTGTTGCAGCAGTGAAAGAGAGAGTAGCGGCTTGGCAGAAGATTGCAGACCGAGTCAATGC GTGTAATCCTTCAACGCAAAAACGTACGTGGGCGCAGCTTAAAATGAAGTATAAGAACATCATTCAATCAG CCAACAGAAAAAAGGCAGAGGGGAGAAAAATGAGTGGAGAGCCAGCACTAGCACCAATGCCAACACCGCCTctaaaagaagaggaagaggagctgGTCCTATGCCAGGGTGCTGGAAGGCCAGTGGTGGATGGAATACCTGGGGGGATTTCATCACAGCCACTCACCATTCAAGACACCAGTGcctttgtaaaat ATTCTAATGCTGTAATCTGCCTTGTGGAGCCCAATGCTATGACAGAACTTGTAGCT GATGGGGACGCTAAAGACACTGTGTCAGCTACTATAGAGTGGGATCCTTCACAGGATGAGAACGTTAAAGACACTGAGTCAGCTCCCATCGAGTGGGATCCCTCACAGGATGAGAACGTTAAAGACAATGACTCAGCTCCCATCGAGTGGGATACTTCACAGGATGAGAGTGTTCAACACACTGTGTCAGCTACTACGGAGTGGGACCCTGAACCTCCTCCTGCAGAG AGCACGGCTAGACACCAGAAAGACGGTCCATCAACTTCCACAGCAAAGATTGACACT TTGCCTGTAAAAGCAGTGTACAAAATGCATCTTctcaagaaaatggaaaaagctgACAAAGAAATGATGTACTTGGAcatgcaaatgaaaaaaacagacctGGAAATTGAAatcctaaaatacaaattagaG gAAATGAAGAAGAACACAgaaaatgcaaatatttga
- the LOC129186446 gene encoding uncharacterized protein LOC129186446 isoform X3, which produces MPNRKKAEGRKMSGEPALAPMPTPPLKEEEEELVLCQGAGRPVVDGIPGGISSQPLTIQDTSAFVKYSNAVICLVEPNAMTELVADGDAKDTVSATIEWDPSQDENVKDTESAPIEWDPSQDENVKDNDSAPIEWDTSQDESVQHTVSATTEWDPEPPPAESTARHQKDGPSTSTAKIDTLPVKAVYKMHLLKKMEKADKEMMYLDMQMKKTDLEIEILKYKLEEMKKNTENANI; this is translated from the exons ATGC CCAACAGAAAAAAGGCAGAGGGGAGAAAAATGAGTGGAGAGCCAGCACTAGCACCAATGCCAACACCGCCTctaaaagaagaggaagaggagctgGTCCTATGCCAGGGTGCTGGAAGGCCAGTGGTGGATGGAATACCTGGGGGGATTTCATCACAGCCACTCACCATTCAAGACACCAGTGcctttgtaaaat ATTCTAATGCTGTAATCTGCCTTGTGGAGCCCAATGCTATGACAGAACTTGTAGCT GATGGGGACGCTAAAGACACTGTGTCAGCTACTATAGAGTGGGATCCTTCACAGGATGAGAACGTTAAAGACACTGAGTCAGCTCCCATCGAGTGGGATCCCTCACAGGATGAGAACGTTAAAGACAATGACTCAGCTCCCATCGAGTGGGATACTTCACAGGATGAGAGTGTTCAACACACTGTGTCAGCTACTACGGAGTGGGACCCTGAACCTCCTCCTGCAGAG AGCACGGCTAGACACCAGAAAGACGGTCCATCAACTTCCACAGCAAAGATTGACACT TTGCCTGTAAAAGCAGTGTACAAAATGCATCTTctcaagaaaatggaaaaagctgACAAAGAAATGATGTACTTGGAcatgcaaatgaaaaaaacagacctGGAAATTGAAatcctaaaatacaaattagaG gAAATGAAGAAGAACACAgaaaatgcaaatatttga
- the LOC129186446 gene encoding uncharacterized protein LOC129186446 isoform X2 — MKYKNIIQSANRKKAEGRKMSGEPALAPMPTPPLKEEEEELVLCQGAGRPVVDGIPGGISSQPLTIQDTSAFVKYSNAVICLVEPNAMTELVADGDAKDTVSATIEWDPSQDENVKDTESAPIEWDPSQDENVKDNDSAPIEWDTSQDESVQHTVSATTEWDPEPPPAESTARHQKDGPSTSTAKIDTLPVKAVYKMHLLKKMEKADKEMMYLDMQMKKTDLEIEILKYKLEEMKKNTENANI; from the exons ATGAAGTATAAGAACATCATTCAATCAG CCAACAGAAAAAAGGCAGAGGGGAGAAAAATGAGTGGAGAGCCAGCACTAGCACCAATGCCAACACCGCCTctaaaagaagaggaagaggagctgGTCCTATGCCAGGGTGCTGGAAGGCCAGTGGTGGATGGAATACCTGGGGGGATTTCATCACAGCCACTCACCATTCAAGACACCAGTGcctttgtaaaat ATTCTAATGCTGTAATCTGCCTTGTGGAGCCCAATGCTATGACAGAACTTGTAGCT GATGGGGACGCTAAAGACACTGTGTCAGCTACTATAGAGTGGGATCCTTCACAGGATGAGAACGTTAAAGACACTGAGTCAGCTCCCATCGAGTGGGATCCCTCACAGGATGAGAACGTTAAAGACAATGACTCAGCTCCCATCGAGTGGGATACTTCACAGGATGAGAGTGTTCAACACACTGTGTCAGCTACTACGGAGTGGGACCCTGAACCTCCTCCTGCAGAG AGCACGGCTAGACACCAGAAAGACGGTCCATCAACTTCCACAGCAAAGATTGACACT TTGCCTGTAAAAGCAGTGTACAAAATGCATCTTctcaagaaaatggaaaaagctgACAAAGAAATGATGTACTTGGAcatgcaaatgaaaaaaacagacctGGAAATTGAAatcctaaaatacaaattagaG gAAATGAAGAAGAACACAgaaaatgcaaatatttga
- the LOC129186446 gene encoding uncharacterized protein LOC129186446 isoform X4, whose translation MSGEPALAPMPTPPLKEEEEELVLCQGAGRPVVDGIPGGISSQPLTIQDTSAFVKYSNAVICLVEPNAMTELVADGDAKDTVSATIEWDPSQDENVKDTESAPIEWDPSQDENVKDNDSAPIEWDTSQDESVQHTVSATTEWDPEPPPAESTARHQKDGPSTSTAKIDTLPVKAVYKMHLLKKMEKADKEMMYLDMQMKKTDLEIEILKYKLEEMKKNTENANI comes from the exons ATGAGTGGAGAGCCAGCACTAGCACCAATGCCAACACCGCCTctaaaagaagaggaagaggagctgGTCCTATGCCAGGGTGCTGGAAGGCCAGTGGTGGATGGAATACCTGGGGGGATTTCATCACAGCCACTCACCATTCAAGACACCAGTGcctttgtaaaat ATTCTAATGCTGTAATCTGCCTTGTGGAGCCCAATGCTATGACAGAACTTGTAGCT GATGGGGACGCTAAAGACACTGTGTCAGCTACTATAGAGTGGGATCCTTCACAGGATGAGAACGTTAAAGACACTGAGTCAGCTCCCATCGAGTGGGATCCCTCACAGGATGAGAACGTTAAAGACAATGACTCAGCTCCCATCGAGTGGGATACTTCACAGGATGAGAGTGTTCAACACACTGTGTCAGCTACTACGGAGTGGGACCCTGAACCTCCTCCTGCAGAG AGCACGGCTAGACACCAGAAAGACGGTCCATCAACTTCCACAGCAAAGATTGACACT TTGCCTGTAAAAGCAGTGTACAAAATGCATCTTctcaagaaaatggaaaaagctgACAAAGAAATGATGTACTTGGAcatgcaaatgaaaaaaacagacctGGAAATTGAAatcctaaaatacaaattagaG gAAATGAAGAAGAACACAgaaaatgcaaatatttga
- the LOC129186448 gene encoding bcl-2-like protein 1 translates to MYSNRELVVFYVNYKLTQREYPTPMLISEDATLERESDKAPDAPDDNSLLANDGTSGDQLQTPSCPHGDIEVVKTALRYSVDRFELLFAQRFSDLDSYIDMCDTTYESFKMTMDQVFKDGINWGRIAGLFAFGGIISVKCAERGLSDLVHCIVDWMTCYLDEHINPWIQSHGGWDYFAKIFLGSAAAEVTRQSEEGVRPWMLAGGTVLTGALFGMLVWKLK, encoded by the exons ATGTACAGCAACAGAGAGCTGGTAGTGTTTTATGTAAACTACAAACTCACACAGAGGGAATACCCAACGCCTATGCTGATATCGGAGGATGCCACTTTAGAAAGGGAGAGCGACAAAGCCCCAGATGCACCTGATGATAACAGCTTGTTGGCCAATGATGGGACAAGCGGTGACCAGCTGCAGACACCATCGTGCCCACATGGCGACATAGAGGTGGTAAAAACAGCTCTGCGGTACTCAGTTGACAGGTTTGAGCTGCTTTTTGCACAAAGGTTCAGTGACCTCGACTCATACATTGACATGTGTGACACCACCTATGAGAGCTTTAAGATGACGATGGATCAGGTGTTTAAGGACGGCATTAACTGGGGACGTATAGCTGGCCTTTTTGCCTTTGGGGGCATCATTTCTGtgaaatgtgcagagagaggcCTGAGTGACCTGGTGCACTGCATTGTTGACTGGATGACTTGCTACCTGGATGAGCACATCAATCCGTGGATACAGAGCCATGGCGGCTGG GACTACTTCGCCAAGATTTTCCTGGGGAGTGCTGCAGCAGAGGTCACAAGGCAATCAGAGGAGGGTGTGAGGCCATGGATGCTAGCTGGAGGGACTGTACTCACAGGAGCATTGTTCGGCATGCTTGTGTGGAAGCTCAAGTGA
- the zbtb49 gene encoding zinc finger and BTB domain-containing protein 49 isoform X1, translating to MDTLSSHSSYLLQQLQEQRIQGMLCDCMLVVKGVCFKAHKNVLAAFSSYFRSLFQNAPSQKNEVFNLVIQDVGGIGQILDYMYTSHLDVNQDNVQALLDIAQCLQVPNVQSMCNTFLKPCPPPVEIPSFSLPSMLTSEHDCLLGSSLPNDVDLHCPSEVPRPGFMEQAKRMAVSVPNSNSSCDSASSTQAPVEKQLVHGYKLRNFYSKQYFKQIQASNQGPGPSVVVEESQCQLGVSHGGNHSPVCTGNTVQPNASCTPLAGDKNHVSALTPSDSLNTPSSDHADSVLSKPVRPKKTVYLKKYNYLRSQKALEEMFAESVSEPILNCPKDTHQEDSAVQIGAQETHDDLVTVREDTTKTPSDAEIPRPSPVNQEEQGLQTVAEPPQQTGHKYCCNICGKIFKHPSNLEMHKRSHTGEKPFECNICGRNFSQAGNLQTHLRRHSGEKPYICELCGKSFTASGDVHRHKVVHTGEKPHLCDICGRACTVILLGFNNLSNLKEHKRTHATDKMFTCDQCGKSFNTHRKLLKHKACHAGEKPHSCATCGKCFIGSGDLQRHIRSHTGEKPYLCTTCGKSFTRSAMLRKHSNMHCKGAPTDVDVTIISDQTRSADADSSLTKTVTTSEQPFPALMPHTGPEKPSPPTPSPLDIQLSPASTPTSLPELRSLVPHHLLSSSHQERSTSLPGSDHMKLPKAQLSQEVVYGPYVETGPLGSEMGRGLVAKPYLPLQDNHCASLTGAIRSNSGSYRSSEGNFTSSVTLWGLAMKTLQNDNDMDQ from the exons ATGGACACCCTTTCTAGCCACAGCTCCTACCTGCTGCAGCAGCTCCAGGAGCAAAGGATTCAGGGAATGCTCTGTGACTGCATGCTGGTGGTCAAAGGAGTTTGTTTCAAAGCCCACAAAAATGTCCTGGCTGCTTTCAGCTCCTATTTCAG GTCTTTATTCCAGAATGCCCCGAGTCAAAAAAACGAAGTGTTTAACTTGGTTATCCAGGATGTCGGTGGCATTGGCCAAATACTGGACTACATGTACACCTCCCATCTTGACGTCAACCAAGATAACGTGCAAGCACTCCTTGACATTGCTCAATGTTTGCAAGTTCCTAATGTTCAAAGCATGTGTAACACTTTCCTCAAGCCTTGCCCCCCACCTGTGGAAATCCCATCATTTTCTCTGCCAAGCATGCTGACTTCAGAACATGATTGCCTCCTGGGAAGCAGCCTTCCTAATGATGTTGACCTCCACTGTCCCTCTGAAGTACCAAGGCCTGGCTTCATGGAGCAAGCCAAAAGAATGGCAGTTTCTGTGCCTAACAGCAACTCAAGCTGCGACTCAGCTAGCAGCACCCAGGCACCTGTAGAAAAGCAGCTGGTCCATGGCTACAAGCTCCGTAATTTCTACAGTAAGCAGTACTTCAAACAAATTCAGGCCTCAAATCAGGGCCCAGGCCCTTcggttgtggtggaggagtcaCAGTGTCAACTCGGGGTCAGTCATGGAGGAAATCACTCACCTGTGTGCACAGGAAACACGGTTCAGCCTAACGCTTCATGCACACCCTTGGCAGGTGACAAGAACCATGTTTCTGCACTGACACCCTCTGATAGTTTGAACACTCCCAGCTCTGACCATGCAGACTCCGTGCTGAGTAAGCCAGTGCGTCCAAAGAAGACTGTGTACCTTAAGAAATACAACTACCTGCGTTCTCAGAAGGCTTTAGAGGAAATGTTTGCAGAATCAGTCAGCGAACCCATCCTTAACTGCCCCAAAGATACTCACCAAGAAGATTCTGCGGTGCAGATTGGGGCTCAAGAAACACATGATGATCTTGTCACTGTAAGGGAAGATACAACTAAGACCCCATCAGATGCTGAAATTCCCAGACCATCACCTGTAAACCAAGAGGAGCAAGGTCTGCAGACTGTGGCAGAACCACCACAGCAAACGGGACACAAATATTGCTGCAACATATGTGGGAAAATCTTCAAACACCCAAGCAACCTGGAGATGCACAAACGATCACATACAG gTGAGAAGCCATTTGAGTGTAATATTTGTGGGAGGAACTTCTCACAG GCTGGAAATTTACAGACGCACTTACGGCGACATtctggagagaaaccttataTCTGTGAGTTATGTGGCAAAAG CTTCACTGCATCTGGTGATGTCCACCGTCACAAAGTAgtgcacacaggagaaaagccACATCTGTGTGATATATGTGGTCGAG CTTGCACTGTCATTTTGTTAGGATTTAACAACTTGAGCAATCTCAAAGAACACAAGAGGACACATGCCACAGACAAGATGTTCAcctgtgaccagtgtggaaAATCCTTCAACACACACAGGAAACTTCTGAAGCACAAAGCCTGCCACGCTGGCGAGAAACCACACAGTTGTGCCACATGTG GGAAGTGCTTCATTGGATCAGGGGATCTGCAGCGTCACATCCGCTCACACACCGGAGAAAAACCCTACCTCTGCACCACCTGTGGAAAAAGCTTCACCCGTTCAGCCATGCTGAGGAAACACAGCAACATGCACTGCAAGGGTGCACCAACTGATGTCGACGTCACAATCATCTCCGACCAGACTCGTAGTGCAGATGCAGACTCCTCGCTGACTAAAACTGTCACTACAAGTGAGCAACCTTTTCCTGCACTGATGCCTCACACAGGACCTGAGAAGCCTTCACCACCTACTCCTTCACCTCTGGACATCCAGCTCAGCCCAGCATCTACCCCAACCTCCCTTCCAGAGCTGCGCTCCCTCGTTCCCCATCATCTCCTCTCATCCTCCCACCAGGAGAGGAGCACATCGTTGCCTGGCTCTGATCATATGAAGCTGCCCAAAGCACAACTATCTCAAGAAGTCGTGTATGGGCCCTATGTGGAAACCGGACCTTTGGGAAGTGAGATGGGAAGAGGTCTGGTGGCAAAGCCCTACCTACCTCTTCAAGACAATCACTGTGCCTCTTTAACGGGGGCTATTCGGTCCAACAGTGGCTCGTACAGGTCCAGTGAAGGCAACTTTACTTCCAGTGTAACTCTGTGGGGCCTTGCAATGAAAACTTTGCAGAATGATAATGACATGGATCAGTAA
- the zbtb49 gene encoding zinc finger and BTB domain-containing protein 49 isoform X2 — protein MDTLSSHSSYLLQQLQEQRIQGMLCDCMLVVKGVCFKAHKNVLAAFSSYFRSLFQNAPSQKNEVFNLVIQDVGGIGQILDYMYTSHLDVNQDNVQALLDIAQCLQVPNVQSMCNTFLKPCPPPVEIPSFSLPSMLTSEHDCLLGSSLPNDVDLHCPSEVPRPGFMEQAKRMAVSVPNSNSSCDSASSTQAPVEKQLVHGYKLRNFYSKQYFKQIQASNQGPGPSVVVEESQCQLGVSHGGNHSPVCTGNTVQPNASCTPLAGDKNHVSALTPSDSLNTPSSDHADSVLSKPVRPKKTVYLKKYNYLRSQKALEEMFAESVSEPILNCPKDTHQEDSAVQIGAQETHDDLVTVREDTTKTPSDAEIPRPSPVNQEEQGLQTVAEPPQQTGHKYCCNICGKIFKHPSNLEMHKRSHTGEKPFECNICGRNFSQAGNLQTHLRRHSGEKPYICELCGKSFTASGDVHRHKVVHTGEKPHLCDICGRGFNNLSNLKEHKRTHATDKMFTCDQCGKSFNTHRKLLKHKACHAGEKPHSCATCGKCFIGSGDLQRHIRSHTGEKPYLCTTCGKSFTRSAMLRKHSNMHCKGAPTDVDVTIISDQTRSADADSSLTKTVTTSEQPFPALMPHTGPEKPSPPTPSPLDIQLSPASTPTSLPELRSLVPHHLLSSSHQERSTSLPGSDHMKLPKAQLSQEVVYGPYVETGPLGSEMGRGLVAKPYLPLQDNHCASLTGAIRSNSGSYRSSEGNFTSSVTLWGLAMKTLQNDNDMDQ, from the exons ATGGACACCCTTTCTAGCCACAGCTCCTACCTGCTGCAGCAGCTCCAGGAGCAAAGGATTCAGGGAATGCTCTGTGACTGCATGCTGGTGGTCAAAGGAGTTTGTTTCAAAGCCCACAAAAATGTCCTGGCTGCTTTCAGCTCCTATTTCAG GTCTTTATTCCAGAATGCCCCGAGTCAAAAAAACGAAGTGTTTAACTTGGTTATCCAGGATGTCGGTGGCATTGGCCAAATACTGGACTACATGTACACCTCCCATCTTGACGTCAACCAAGATAACGTGCAAGCACTCCTTGACATTGCTCAATGTTTGCAAGTTCCTAATGTTCAAAGCATGTGTAACACTTTCCTCAAGCCTTGCCCCCCACCTGTGGAAATCCCATCATTTTCTCTGCCAAGCATGCTGACTTCAGAACATGATTGCCTCCTGGGAAGCAGCCTTCCTAATGATGTTGACCTCCACTGTCCCTCTGAAGTACCAAGGCCTGGCTTCATGGAGCAAGCCAAAAGAATGGCAGTTTCTGTGCCTAACAGCAACTCAAGCTGCGACTCAGCTAGCAGCACCCAGGCACCTGTAGAAAAGCAGCTGGTCCATGGCTACAAGCTCCGTAATTTCTACAGTAAGCAGTACTTCAAACAAATTCAGGCCTCAAATCAGGGCCCAGGCCCTTcggttgtggtggaggagtcaCAGTGTCAACTCGGGGTCAGTCATGGAGGAAATCACTCACCTGTGTGCACAGGAAACACGGTTCAGCCTAACGCTTCATGCACACCCTTGGCAGGTGACAAGAACCATGTTTCTGCACTGACACCCTCTGATAGTTTGAACACTCCCAGCTCTGACCATGCAGACTCCGTGCTGAGTAAGCCAGTGCGTCCAAAGAAGACTGTGTACCTTAAGAAATACAACTACCTGCGTTCTCAGAAGGCTTTAGAGGAAATGTTTGCAGAATCAGTCAGCGAACCCATCCTTAACTGCCCCAAAGATACTCACCAAGAAGATTCTGCGGTGCAGATTGGGGCTCAAGAAACACATGATGATCTTGTCACTGTAAGGGAAGATACAACTAAGACCCCATCAGATGCTGAAATTCCCAGACCATCACCTGTAAACCAAGAGGAGCAAGGTCTGCAGACTGTGGCAGAACCACCACAGCAAACGGGACACAAATATTGCTGCAACATATGTGGGAAAATCTTCAAACACCCAAGCAACCTGGAGATGCACAAACGATCACATACAG gTGAGAAGCCATTTGAGTGTAATATTTGTGGGAGGAACTTCTCACAG GCTGGAAATTTACAGACGCACTTACGGCGACATtctggagagaaaccttataTCTGTGAGTTATGTGGCAAAAG CTTCACTGCATCTGGTGATGTCCACCGTCACAAAGTAgtgcacacaggagaaaagccACATCTGTGTGATATATGTGGTCGAG GATTTAACAACTTGAGCAATCTCAAAGAACACAAGAGGACACATGCCACAGACAAGATGTTCAcctgtgaccagtgtggaaAATCCTTCAACACACACAGGAAACTTCTGAAGCACAAAGCCTGCCACGCTGGCGAGAAACCACACAGTTGTGCCACATGTG GGAAGTGCTTCATTGGATCAGGGGATCTGCAGCGTCACATCCGCTCACACACCGGAGAAAAACCCTACCTCTGCACCACCTGTGGAAAAAGCTTCACCCGTTCAGCCATGCTGAGGAAACACAGCAACATGCACTGCAAGGGTGCACCAACTGATGTCGACGTCACAATCATCTCCGACCAGACTCGTAGTGCAGATGCAGACTCCTCGCTGACTAAAACTGTCACTACAAGTGAGCAACCTTTTCCTGCACTGATGCCTCACACAGGACCTGAGAAGCCTTCACCACCTACTCCTTCACCTCTGGACATCCAGCTCAGCCCAGCATCTACCCCAACCTCCCTTCCAGAGCTGCGCTCCCTCGTTCCCCATCATCTCCTCTCATCCTCCCACCAGGAGAGGAGCACATCGTTGCCTGGCTCTGATCATATGAAGCTGCCCAAAGCACAACTATCTCAAGAAGTCGTGTATGGGCCCTATGTGGAAACCGGACCTTTGGGAAGTGAGATGGGAAGAGGTCTGGTGGCAAAGCCCTACCTACCTCTTCAAGACAATCACTGTGCCTCTTTAACGGGGGCTATTCGGTCCAACAGTGGCTCGTACAGGTCCAGTGAAGGCAACTTTACTTCCAGTGTAACTCTGTGGGGCCTTGCAATGAAAACTTTGCAGAATGATAATGACATGGATCAGTAA
- the lyar gene encoding cell growth-regulating nucleolar protein produces MVFFTCNACGDSLKKAQVDKHVMKCRGCQVLSCIDCGKDFWGDDYKNHLKCISEDQKYGGKGYEAKAKKGDVKQHQWIQTIHEAMNKPGVSPKLKEVLKQVSTYDNVPRKKAKFQNWMKNSLKIANSSLHEQVWGILNSVADNPSDVPQKNKELKEMTTQVEVDGDMKEKQNGHLDTKKKKLSKQERKEMRRQENGGNAIKTQVSMAEEEQTTKKKKGRKRVRGCEDDGNEDANDASDQMYRKKLKTDQKGEAADISEQSDHLPVAQGNFKWKETIKAVLRNSPDQELPVKKLRKKVLAAYFTVTGDGNFKTKEEVLGLFNKKINNNPKFRVLKDRVSLIK; encoded by the exons ATGGTGTTCTTCACATGCAATGCCTGTGGGGACTCCCTGAAAAAAGCCCAGGTGGATAAACATGTGATGAAGTGCCGTGGCTGCCAGGTTCTATCCTGCATCGACTGTGGAAAAGACTTCTG GGGCGATGACTACAAAAATCACCTGAAATGCATCAGTGAAGACCAAAAATATGGAGGCAAAGGCTATGAAGCAAAAGCCAAAAAAGGGGATGTGAAACAGCATCAGTGGATCCAG ACGATTCATGAAGCCATGAATAAGCCTGGAGTCAGTCCGAAGCTGAAAGAGGTGCTCAAGCAAGTCAGTACATACGACAATGTCCCGAGAAAAAAGGCAAAGTTTCAG AACTGGATGAAAAACAGTTTAAAGATCGCCAACTCAAGTCTACACGAACAagtgtggggcatcctcaattCAGTTGCTGACAAT CCCTCTGATGTGCCCCAGAAGAATAAAGAACTTAAGGAGATGACAACTCAAGTCGAAGTAGACGGTGATATGAAAGAAAAGCAGAATGGCCACTTGGacacgaagaagaagaaacttTCCAAACAAGAGCGTAAAGAGATGCGTCGACAGGAAAACGGGGGCaatgcaataaaaacacaagtgtCTATGGCTGAGGAGGAGCAGACAACCAAAAAGAAAAAGGGCCGAAAGAGAGTGCGAGGTTGTGAAGATGATGGAAATGAAGATGCCAATGATGCTTCTGATCAAATGTACAGAAAGAAACTGAAAA CGGACCAAAAAGGAGAGGCTGCTGACATATCTGAACAAAGTGATCATCTACCAGTTGCCCAAG GCAATTTCAAATGGAAAGAAACGATCAAGGCAGTATTGAGAAATTCGCCCGACCAGGAATTGCCAGTGAAGAAACTCAGGAAGAAG GTTCTGGCTGCATACTTCACAGTCACTGGTGATGGAAATTTCAAAACAAAGGAGGAGGTCCTTGGactttttaacaagaaaatcaaCAATAACCCAAAGTTTAGAGTTTTGAAAGACAGAGTAAGTCTTATAAAATGA